In the genome of Erinaceus europaeus chromosome 8, mEriEur2.1, whole genome shotgun sequence, one region contains:
- the LOC103114305 gene encoding 10 kDa heat shock protein, mitochondrial-like, with protein MARQEFRKFLPLLDRVLVERRAAETVTKGGIVLPEKSQGKVLQATVVAVCSGSKGKTGDMRVKVGDKVLLSEYGGAKVVRDDKGYFFF; from the coding sequence ATGGCCCGCCAGGAATTTAGGAAGTTCCTTCCTCTCTTAGACCGAGTGCTGGTTGAGAGGAGAGCAGCTGAAACTGTGACCAAAGGAGGCATCGTGCTTCCAGAGAAGTCTCAGGGGAAGGTGTTGCAAGCAACGGTGGTGGCTGTCTGCTCTGGCTCCAAAGGAAAGACTGGAGATATGCGTGTGAAAGTTGGAGATAAAGTTCTTCTGTCAGAATATGGAGGCGCCAAAGTGGTTCGAGATGACAagggttatttctttttttga